A genome region from Blautia coccoides includes the following:
- a CDS encoding L-fucose/L-arabinose isomerase family protein — MGIRETYKERYRVKLGFVPTRRETYSDTAFRLDRAAQTKKKVEARLNDLGVDFVNIDFLNEEGLLYRSRDAEAVAEHFKKEKVDTIFIAHVNFGCEEAVCRLASMMKKPVLLWAVRDDAPEPEGFRFRDAQCGVFASSKVLMRFGLPFTYITNCWVEEETFKSGVTDFLSAAGVAKAMNAPRIGQISVRPAAFWSVKSNEAELLERFGVEVVPVTLVEMQKRFEKILEKKDSLFQEELEGILGKAKQEIVGRDAVERICAMKMAIREWAAEENLSAAATQCWAPFTDISGIAPCYLMGDSTDEGFPIACENDIHGAVTSIMALGANGASAPPFFADLTGRHPTDDNAELLWHCGVFPPSLAGNQGVTIGCHQGKGFKGAGQFELKQGDITLLRFDSLRGDYKLLYGEGKTTTGPYSKGTYVWAKFRDWPAWERKFVCGPYIHHCTGIYGTYARIFREAVKYLNGVEADPVETEYPQPGERLW; from the coding sequence ATGGGAATCAGAGAGACGTATAAGGAGAGATACCGGGTCAAACTAGGGTTCGTCCCCACCAGGAGGGAAACCTACAGTGATACCGCATTCCGTCTGGACCGTGCCGCGCAGACAAAGAAAAAAGTGGAAGCGCGCCTGAATGATCTGGGAGTGGACTTTGTAAACATCGACTTTCTCAACGAGGAAGGGCTGCTCTATAGAAGCAGGGATGCCGAGGCGGTGGCGGAACATTTTAAAAAGGAAAAAGTGGACACCATATTCATTGCACATGTGAACTTTGGATGTGAGGAGGCAGTCTGCCGTCTGGCATCTATGATGAAGAAGCCGGTGCTTTTGTGGGCAGTGAGAGATGATGCCCCGGAACCGGAGGGCTTTCGTTTCCGGGATGCCCAGTGCGGGGTGTTTGCCAGCAGCAAGGTACTGATGCGGTTTGGCCTTCCGTTTACCTACATCACGAACTGCTGGGTGGAAGAGGAGACGTTTAAGAGCGGAGTCACAGACTTTTTGTCAGCCGCAGGGGTGGCCAAGGCCATGAACGCTCCCAGGATCGGGCAGATCAGTGTACGGCCGGCAGCCTTCTGGTCTGTAAAAAGCAATGAGGCGGAGCTGTTGGAACGGTTTGGAGTGGAAGTGGTTCCGGTGACTCTGGTGGAGATGCAAAAGCGGTTTGAAAAGATCCTGGAAAAAAAAGACAGCCTGTTCCAGGAAGAGCTTGAGGGTATCCTGGGAAAGGCTAAGCAGGAGATCGTGGGAAGAGACGCAGTGGAGCGGATCTGCGCCATGAAGATGGCCATACGGGAATGGGCGGCAGAAGAAAATTTAAGTGCCGCCGCAACCCAGTGCTGGGCACCTTTCACGGATATTTCGGGGATCGCTCCCTGTTATCTCATGGGGGACAGCACAGATGAAGGATTCCCCATTGCCTGTGAGAATGACATTCACGGCGCAGTCACCTCCATCATGGCTCTGGGTGCCAACGGGGCATCCGCTCCCCCCTTCTTCGCGGATCTTACGGGGCGTCATCCCACGGATGACAATGCAGAGCTTTTGTGGCACTGCGGTGTATTTCCGCCCAGCCTTGCAGGGAATCAGGGTGTGACCATCGGATGCCATCAGGGAAAAGGTTTTAAGGGGGCAGGGCAGTTTGAGTTAAAACAGGGAGATATCACACTGCTTCGTTTTGACTCGCTGCGCGGAGATTACAAGCTCCTGTATGGGGAGGGAAAGACCACCACAGGACCATACAGCAAAGGAACTTATGTGTGGGCAAAATTCAGAGATTGGCCTGCCTGGGAGCGCAAGTTTGTCTGCGGGCCGTACATTCACCACTGTACCGGTATCTACGGAACGTACGCCCGTATTTTCCGGGAAGCTGTAAAATACCTGAACGGCGTGGAGGCAGACCCGGTGGAAACGGAATACCCACAGCCCGGTGAGAGGCTGTGGTAA
- a CDS encoding sugar phosphate isomerase/epimerase family protein, whose amino-acid sequence MIKGGLQACSVTDAFLNDPYGTLKELAGYGYRYIESAGTMFTEELKAELCELKKIMDDLGIVHPSKHFNIGDDIYQDIDRLHIIGGEYLVLASDFFRSRDDVLERCEKYNQQGKLLKENGLKYIYHNHAHEFQKFEGKSALELLVENTDPDYVNFEIDTMWVFRGGEDPVEVLKKFGNRVKMLHVDDFHPKYMEHRSFFDGLPENTVIDGEFMGKYNFDVATDIGTGVMNIQEVLDAAAAYNDVEYGFIELSSANSAYKENMLKAAEFGIRALEKYNGVCFE is encoded by the coding sequence GTGATAAAAGGTGGATTACAGGCTTGTTCCGTGACGGATGCGTTTTTAAATGATCCTTATGGGACACTGAAGGAGTTGGCTGGCTACGGCTATCGATACATTGAGTCCGCAGGAACCATGTTTACAGAGGAACTGAAAGCAGAACTGTGTGAGCTGAAAAAAATAATGGATGATCTGGGCATCGTCCATCCCTCCAAGCACTTTAATATAGGAGATGACATTTATCAGGATATTGACAGGCTGCATATCATAGGCGGAGAATATTTGGTATTGGCTTCTGATTTTTTCAGGAGCAGGGATGACGTTCTGGAGCGCTGTGAGAAATATAATCAGCAGGGAAAGCTCTTAAAAGAGAATGGGCTTAAATATATCTATCACAACCATGCCCATGAGTTTCAGAAATTTGAGGGAAAATCCGCATTGGAGCTGCTGGTGGAGAATACTGACCCGGACTATGTGAATTTTGAGATTGATACCATGTGGGTATTCCGCGGCGGAGAGGATCCCGTGGAGGTCCTGAAAAAGTTCGGAAACCGTGTGAAGATGCTCCACGTGGATGATTTCCATCCGAAATATATGGAGCACAGAAGCTTCTTTGACGGTCTGCCCGAGAATACCGTCATCGACGGCGAATTTATGGGAAAATATAATTTTGATGTGGCGACAGATATCGGAACGGGAGTGATGAACATACAGGAAGTTCTGGATGCGGCTGCTGCATACAATGATGTGGAATATGGTTTTATCGAACTCAGCAGTGCCAATAGCGCGTACAAAGAAAATATGCTGAAGGCAGCGGAATTTGGAATCCGGGCATTGGAAAAATATAACGGTGTCTGCTTTGAATAA
- a CDS encoding ABC transporter permease: protein MYGVKTKTRKNITMNKKSKSVQLFLMVLPFLVLLFLFSYLPLYGWIYAFFDYRPPKSLSDCAFVGLDWFKSMVGTPEKRLQILQVLRNTFVMSGLALLTSWLPMAFAILLSEIKGRRFKKAVQTFTTIPNFISWVLVYSIAFSLLSSTGMANHLLQALGITTKPIQFLQDNSHTWLNMWLWGQWKGLGWGAIMYLASIAGIDQELYEAARVDGAGRFRLIWNITIPSLLPTFFVLLIMNVANFLNNGMDQFLVFQNAFNTDKIQVLDLYVYNLGIKTGNYSLATAISMLKSIISVTLLFCVNGISKAVRGESIV, encoded by the coding sequence TTGTATGGGGTAAAAACAAAAACGAGAAAAAATATTACAATGAACAAAAAGAGTAAAAGTGTGCAGTTGTTTCTGATGGTCCTGCCATTTCTGGTACTTTTGTTCCTGTTCAGTTACCTGCCGCTCTATGGATGGATCTATGCGTTTTTTGATTACAGACCCCCAAAAAGCCTTTCCGACTGTGCCTTTGTAGGACTGGATTGGTTTAAAAGTATGGTGGGCACGCCGGAGAAACGACTGCAGATACTTCAAGTGCTCCGCAATACCTTTGTCATGAGCGGACTGGCGCTTCTGACCTCCTGGCTTCCCATGGCATTTGCAATCCTGCTCTCAGAGATCAAGGGCAGACGATTTAAAAAAGCAGTCCAGACTTTTACCACGATCCCCAACTTTATTAGCTGGGTGCTGGTTTACTCCATTGCTTTTTCTCTGCTTTCCTCAACGGGTATGGCAAACCATCTGCTGCAGGCTTTAGGGATCACCACAAAGCCCATCCAGTTTTTGCAGGACAACTCCCATACGTGGCTGAACATGTGGCTGTGGGGACAGTGGAAAGGACTTGGCTGGGGAGCCATCATGTATCTAGCCTCTATAGCCGGTATCGACCAGGAACTGTATGAGGCGGCCAGAGTAGATGGAGCAGGAAGGTTCCGGCTCATCTGGAATATTACGATTCCAAGCCTTCTGCCCACGTTCTTTGTACTTCTGATCATGAACGTGGCCAACTTCCTGAACAATGGTATGGATCAATTTCTGGTATTCCAGAACGCGTTTAACACAGATAAGATCCAGGTGCTGGATCTGTACGTATACAATTTGGGTATCAAGACAGGCAACTATTCTCTGGCCACGGCGATCAGTATGTTAAAGAGCATCATCAGTGTCACTCTTTTATTCTGTGTCAACGGGATTTCCAAGGCGGTGCGCGGTGAGTCTATCGTTTAG
- a CDS encoding class II fructose-bisphosphate aldolase, protein MSVKEILLKARDERYAVGSFSARYLTNISPVLQAAQNLNSPVIVQVSQKELKRYGGSCEEFAREYRRCEKELDIRVPAILHLDHTKDLQVIRDAVAAGFDSVMIDASEYELDKNISIVKEVAKYAHSYGVEVEAELGKISSNDRIETDSSTELYTDPDEAAEFVDATDVDLLAVSVGTVHGAYLTRKPHIELKRIEEIRRRVDLPLVLHGASGVPAQLVQDAITLPNGGVSKINIATDLEQAFLNALGLSQSITNEDVPKIGEAELKLAHQAVTELVEDKMTHYLLSSGRV, encoded by the coding sequence ATGAGTGTAAAAGAAATTTTATTAAAAGCAAGAGATGAGAGATACGCGGTGGGGTCTTTTTCAGCCAGATATCTTACGAATATCAGCCCTGTACTGCAGGCAGCCCAGAATTTAAATTCACCGGTGATCGTACAGGTATCCCAGAAAGAGCTGAAACGGTATGGAGGCAGTTGTGAGGAGTTTGCGCGGGAATACAGGCGCTGTGAAAAAGAACTGGATATCCGGGTGCCAGCAATACTGCATCTGGATCACACAAAGGATCTTCAGGTGATCCGGGATGCAGTTGCAGCCGGTTTTGACAGCGTGATGATCGATGCCTCGGAATATGAACTGGACAAAAATATTTCCATTGTAAAAGAGGTGGCGAAATACGCTCACAGCTACGGTGTGGAAGTGGAGGCAGAGCTGGGAAAAATCTCCTCCAATGACAGGATAGAGACGGATTCCAGTACGGAGCTGTACACAGATCCCGATGAAGCAGCAGAATTTGTGGATGCAACGGACGTAGATCTGCTGGCAGTCTCCGTGGGAACAGTACACGGGGCTTATCTGACTAGAAAACCCCATATCGAATTAAAACGTATTGAGGAGATACGGAGAAGGGTGGATCTGCCTCTGGTACTCCACGGGGCCTCCGGGGTTCCGGCACAGTTGGTGCAGGATGCTATTACACTTCCAAATGGCGGGGTGAGCAAGATCAATATTGCTACGGATCTGGAGCAGGCCTTTTTAAACGCGCTGGGTCTGTCACAATCCATCACCAACGAAGACGTTCCGAAAATCGGAGAGGCAGAGTTAAAGCTGGCGCACCAGGCTGTGACAGAGCTGGTGGAGGACAAGATGACACACTACCTTTTAAGCAGCGGACGGGTTTAA
- a CDS encoding Gfo/Idh/MocA family protein, protein MVERVKVGVIGAGGISYTYLKNMTQTFHITEVMGIADIVEEKSRRRAEQFQVRQMTVDEIINDPDIEIIVNLTYPLSHYEISKRALEAGKHVFSEKMMSTDFASAKELYDLAKSKGLRIGQAPDTFLGGGLQTARNLIDKGMIGEPVNAQAMVARCYNLAQDENHPDLPFVFTAGGSIPYDMGCYYLHALIHLLGPVERVTGLSKAFHAKEMQRNPRNPGYQKPFDMKFPTSVTGALDFYNGCYGTFTAISDSHREQTARLEIYGTEGTLILQDPNYFYGPVKLVRGDREEETVAVPLTHGYGKMIPETPDMTGEERTWKDSYRGIGVADMAWAIRNGRAHRCSAELGLHAIEIIDGIGESCRAEKMYHMTTKPEQPVMIPQGFIYDTAAEACLDTK, encoded by the coding sequence ATGGTCGAGAGAGTGAAGGTCGGTGTGATCGGCGCCGGCGGAATCAGCTATACATACTTAAAGAATATGACACAGACATTTCATATCACTGAGGTGATGGGAATTGCCGATATAGTGGAGGAGAAAAGCAGGAGAAGAGCGGAACAGTTTCAGGTTCGTCAGATGACCGTGGATGAGATCATAAATGATCCGGATATCGAGATCATAGTAAATCTCACTTATCCGTTATCCCACTATGAGATCAGCAAAAGAGCGCTGGAGGCAGGAAAACATGTCTTCTCCGAGAAGATGATGTCCACGGATTTTGCGTCTGCCAAGGAGCTTTATGACCTGGCAAAGAGCAAAGGACTGCGCATAGGCCAGGCTCCGGATACCTTTCTTGGGGGCGGGCTGCAGACAGCCAGAAACTTGATCGACAAGGGGATGATCGGCGAACCGGTGAATGCACAGGCTATGGTGGCAAGATGTTATAATCTGGCTCAGGATGAGAATCATCCGGATCTGCCGTTTGTGTTCACTGCGGGGGGAAGTATTCCCTATGATATGGGGTGCTATTACCTTCACGCACTCATCCATCTGCTTGGCCCGGTGGAACGGGTGACAGGATTGTCAAAGGCATTCCATGCCAAGGAGATGCAGCGCAATCCCAGAAATCCGGGATATCAGAAACCTTTTGATATGAAATTCCCAACCTCTGTGACAGGAGCACTTGATTTCTATAATGGGTGTTACGGAACATTTACCGCGATCAGCGACAGTCACAGGGAACAGACAGCCCGCCTGGAGATCTATGGAACGGAGGGTACACTGATCCTACAGGATCCCAACTATTTTTACGGACCGGTGAAGCTGGTCAGAGGAGACCGGGAGGAGGAGACAGTGGCAGTACCGCTGACTCACGGATACGGAAAAATGATACCGGAAACTCCCGATATGACCGGAGAGGAGAGGACCTGGAAAGACAGCTACCGGGGAATCGGTGTGGCTGACATGGCCTGGGCCATCAGAAACGGACGTGCCCACCGCTGCAGCGCTGAACTGGGACTGCACGCCATCGAAATCATCGACGGGATCGGAGAGAGCTGCAGAGCGGAAAAAATGTACCATATGACAACAAAGCCAGAGCAGCCTGTTATGATCCCACAGGGATTCATCTACGATACGGCGGCGGAAGCTTGTCTTGATACAAAATAA
- a CDS encoding extracellular solute-binding protein, with protein sequence MKKRMKKVTALMLCAAMTASFAGCSSEKSNNSADSKDASAASKEGKEDLLTIDVFSRNVNYQGIQSGWFAKIIKDKFNIEMNIISQNISGESVYQTRSAAGELGDIICLDADKMKDCVEAGLIYDMTDLAKDSDVLKPFEEGADAFSDYFGTEGKIYAYPVNASGIAKNTDAAQVRNGAPENGFYTRWDYYYELGAPEIKNMDDILTVSKQMQDAHPTSDSGKPAYAFSLFPDWDGTSMTCADKYAIMYGYGRNDNGFVNYKANGKDYFVLDDDDGIYHKTLEMYFKANQMGMLDPDSSTQSFDDLNAKVADGAAFNSPFPIYQYNTPEHISEGKGQVFVPVGDMDYAPLGHSVHGQGAAMAMGSTVKDPERVFKFFEWLNSEEGMMLTFAGPEGLTWEEKDGRPYLTEYGKEALQGGDPQNIPVPEEWGGGNFSDGGNRIVSSVVYKMDTNPTYNEPYDPSMWSTTMDENRSKIDEQWTETFGAKWPLDYLKEKNALDPMPGNSFRKPQDPGDIKTKRSECGEVIKAYSWQMIYAEDQSTFDSLWSEMKDKIKGFGYDDVVAYDMENFQEASQAIQEATK encoded by the coding sequence ATGAAAAAAAGAATGAAAAAAGTTACAGCACTGATGCTCTGCGCAGCTATGACAGCATCTTTTGCGGGGTGTTCCTCAGAGAAATCAAATAATTCCGCAGATTCAAAAGACGCTTCCGCAGCGTCGAAAGAGGGCAAGGAAGACCTGCTCACCATTGATGTGTTTTCCCGTAATGTCAACTATCAGGGAATCCAGAGCGGCTGGTTTGCCAAGATCATAAAGGATAAGTTTAACATTGAGATGAATATCATCTCACAGAATATTTCCGGGGAATCCGTCTATCAGACACGCTCCGCAGCCGGCGAACTGGGGGATATTATCTGCCTGGATGCGGATAAGATGAAGGACTGTGTGGAAGCCGGGCTGATCTATGACATGACGGATCTGGCAAAAGACAGCGATGTGTTAAAACCTTTTGAAGAAGGTGCCGATGCATTTTCCGATTATTTTGGTACAGAGGGAAAGATTTACGCTTATCCGGTCAATGCTTCCGGCATTGCAAAGAACACAGATGCGGCTCAGGTGAGAAACGGCGCACCAGAGAACGGCTTTTATACCCGATGGGACTATTATTATGAATTGGGCGCGCCGGAGATCAAGAACATGGATGATATCCTGACTGTGAGCAAGCAGATGCAGGATGCCCATCCAACCAGTGATTCCGGAAAACCGGCCTATGCCTTTTCCCTGTTCCCGGATTGGGACGGAACTTCCATGACCTGTGCCGATAAATACGCGATCATGTATGGGTATGGACGCAATGACAATGGATTTGTGAATTACAAAGCAAACGGCAAAGATTACTTTGTGCTGGATGACGATGACGGAATCTACCACAAAACACTTGAGATGTATTTTAAGGCTAATCAGATGGGAATGCTGGATCCCGATTCCAGCACACAGTCCTTTGATGATCTGAATGCGAAAGTAGCGGACGGCGCGGCGTTCAACTCTCCGTTCCCCATCTACCAGTACAATACGCCGGAACACATCAGCGAGGGCAAAGGACAGGTATTTGTGCCGGTGGGCGATATGGATTATGCTCCTCTCGGACATTCCGTTCACGGCCAGGGCGCAGCTATGGCCATGGGTTCCACAGTGAAGGATCCGGAACGTGTATTTAAATTCTTTGAATGGCTGAATTCAGAGGAAGGTATGATGCTCACATTTGCAGGCCCGGAGGGTCTGACCTGGGAGGAAAAGGATGGAAGGCCATATCTGACTGAATATGGAAAAGAAGCGCTGCAGGGAGGAGATCCGCAGAATATCCCTGTGCCGGAAGAGTGGGGCGGCGGTAACTTCTCAGACGGAGGAAACCGTATCGTATCCTCAGTTGTCTATAAGATGGATACCAATCCTACATACAATGAGCCATACGATCCTTCCATGTGGTCTACCACAATGGACGAGAACCGTTCTAAAATTGACGAGCAGTGGACAGAAACCTTTGGGGCAAAATGGCCGCTGGATTATCTGAAAGAAAAGAATGCTCTGGATCCTATGCCCGGCAATTCCTTCCGGAAACCGCAGGATCCCGGTGATATCAAAACAAAACGTTCCGAGTGCGGGGAAGTGATCAAGGCTTATTCCTGGCAGATGATCTATGCCGAGGACCAGAGTACCTTTGATTCCCTGTGGAGCGAGATGAAAGATAAGATCAAAGGATTTGGCTACGATGATGTGGTGGCCTATGATATGGAGAACTTCCAGGAAGCAAGCCAGGCAATTCAGGAAGCAACGAAATAA
- a CDS encoding carbohydrate ABC transporter permease: MNKKRKRITGDKVFDFCLILFFTAFTIVCIYPFYYLIINTISSNELSANGDIIFWPKGIHLQNYIDVFKIPALANAAFVTVARTVIGTVVTVLGSAFLGFMFSQQNMWGRKFWYRFTVITMYFNAGLIPWYITMRNLHLTNNFLAYVLPAIVQPFNIILVKTYMESIPTALQEAAEIDGASVFKVFYKIMLPLAKPIMATIAIFSAVNQWNSFQDTLILMTEPKLYTLQFLLYQYINQASSLAAMMKNGAVMSTASLATMQTPTSIRMTVSVVVILPILLVYPYFQRYFVKGIMIGSVKG, translated from the coding sequence ATGAATAAAAAGAGAAAACGGATTACCGGAGACAAGGTGTTTGACTTCTGCCTGATACTTTTTTTTACCGCATTCACAATTGTCTGCATCTATCCTTTTTACTACCTGATCATCAACACCATCAGCTCTAATGAACTGAGTGCTAACGGGGATATCATATTCTGGCCCAAGGGCATACATCTGCAAAACTACATAGATGTATTTAAGATTCCTGCTCTGGCAAACGCCGCATTTGTGACGGTAGCCAGAACCGTGATCGGCACGGTTGTCACAGTTCTGGGTTCGGCTTTTCTGGGATTTATGTTCTCTCAGCAGAATATGTGGGGGAGAAAGTTCTGGTACCGTTTTACAGTGATCACCATGTATTTTAACGCGGGTCTGATCCCCTGGTACATTACCATGAGGAACCTGCATCTGACCAATAACTTTTTGGCCTATGTGCTTCCTGCTATTGTGCAGCCGTTTAATATTATCCTGGTAAAAACTTATATGGAGTCTATCCCCACGGCTCTTCAGGAGGCCGCTGAGATCGATGGCGCCAGTGTGTTCAAAGTTTTCTATAAGATCATGCTGCCGCTGGCAAAGCCAATTATGGCCACCATCGCGATCTTCTCTGCTGTGAACCAGTGGAACTCCTTCCAGGATACCCTGATCCTGATGACAGAGCCGAAGCTGTACACCCTGCAGTTTTTACTCTACCAGTATATCAACCAAGCAAGTTCCCTGGCAGCCATGATGAAAAACGGAGCTGTCATGAGCACTGCCTCCCTGGCTACCATGCAGACGCCTACCTCCATACGCATGACGGTATCCGTGGTGGTGATCCTGCCCATTCTTCTGGTGTATCCGTATTTCCAGAGATATTTTGTAAAGGGTATTATGATCGGCTCTGTAAAGGGATAG
- a CDS encoding sugar phosphate isomerase/epimerase family protein, with protein sequence MKKGIILAILQKYMGDKEKLDEVLGKAKEMGYEAVQYIIPDYVTPEEYKALLDKHGMKYLCCGASFEKMSEDPQAIQDAIKMSDLFETDYIDVNTMPVEYRSTKEGFREYADKLNKVAEVAKKAGKTILYHPHALEYASFGDGEIGMDILINETDPEGVNFILDTHWMTCGGVVLADWIRKVKGRMKIIHFKDYAIVPGIESCEQVEKRFAEVGQGNIDWPSVVAACKEIGVEYAVVEQDSCYDMEPYGCAQRSYDGMVKFGA encoded by the coding sequence ATGAAAAAAGGTATTATATTAGCAATCCTCCAGAAATATATGGGAGATAAAGAAAAACTGGATGAAGTGTTGGGAAAGGCAAAAGAGATGGGATATGAGGCTGTACAGTATATCATCCCAGACTATGTGACACCCGAGGAATACAAAGCACTGCTCGACAAACACGGGATGAAATATCTCTGCTGCGGTGCCAGCTTTGAAAAAATGTCAGAAGATCCCCAGGCGATCCAGGATGCCATCAAGATGTCCGATCTGTTTGAGACGGATTATATCGATGTGAACACCATGCCCGTGGAATACCGGAGTACAAAAGAGGGATTCAGGGAGTATGCAGACAAGCTGAATAAAGTGGCTGAAGTGGCGAAAAAAGCAGGAAAAACCATTCTCTATCATCCTCATGCCCTGGAGTACGCTTCCTTTGGTGACGGAGAGATCGGTATGGATATTCTGATCAATGAGACAGACCCGGAAGGTGTGAACTTTATCTTAGATACCCACTGGATGACCTGCGGCGGCGTCGTGCTGGCAGATTGGATCCGCAAAGTAAAAGGGAGAATGAAGATCATACACTTTAAGGATTATGCCATCGTTCCGGGTATCGAGAGCTGTGAACAGGTTGAGAAACGCTTTGCGGAAGTGGGACAGGGAAATATTGACTGGCCGTCTGTAGTGGCAGCCTGCAAGGAGATCGGTGTGGAGTATGCTGTGGTGGAGCAGGATTCCTGTTACGATATGGAGCCTTACGGATGTGCGCAGAGAAGCTATGACGGAATGGTAAAATTCGGGGCATAA
- a CDS encoding Gfo/Idh/MocA family protein has translation MKEVFKIGIIGCGDISTRNYVPNITSRFRNMEIYALCDLDLERAKALADRHGIAHVLTLDEIFQEPEIDVIVNLTNPQAHYDVNMRALRAGKHVYSEKPLGLTLKEASDITELAREKNLYVGCAPDVFLGAGVQTCKKVIEDGVIGEVMSAKVANMYHGPENIHPAPDFFYRKGAGPMLDIGPYGISEMLYFMGPAVELCCYGGIGIPHRPIKDHFVDVEVNTNYNGIVKFANGTSASVNFSWDTWGAQNGPCVQVYGTKGSLFLSDPDNYGEGSRVHVLLEEDLKGEDGKISRERSSNADAYKKDIPLIFSSPAENRGLGLCEMIEAIKEGRTARANGDFACHVTELLDGFNIAIATGKPYQVQTTFEGTERLPEDFYEKMK, from the coding sequence ATGAAAGAAGTATTTAAGATAGGTATTATCGGCTGCGGGGACATCAGTACGAGAAATTATGTGCCAAATATCACCAGCCGTTTCCGAAACATGGAAATCTATGCTCTGTGCGACCTGGATCTGGAACGGGCCAAAGCTCTGGCAGACCGCCACGGAATTGCCCATGTACTTACTTTGGATGAGATTTTTCAGGAACCCGAGATCGATGTGATCGTAAACCTGACCAATCCCCAGGCCCACTACGATGTAAATATGAGGGCGCTTCGCGCAGGAAAACATGTTTATTCAGAAAAGCCCTTGGGACTTACCCTGAAGGAGGCTTCCGATATCACAGAGCTGGCCAGGGAGAAAAATCTGTATGTGGGATGTGCTCCGGATGTATTCCTGGGTGCAGGGGTGCAGACCTGTAAAAAGGTCATTGAGGATGGTGTGATCGGCGAAGTGATGAGTGCAAAGGTTGCCAATATGTATCACGGACCTGAGAATATACATCCCGCACCGGATTTCTTTTACAGAAAGGGTGCCGGTCCTATGCTGGACATCGGTCCTTATGGAATCTCGGAAATGCTGTATTTTATGGGGCCGGCAGTGGAGCTTTGCTGCTACGGGGGGATTGGGATCCCCCACCGGCCCATCAAGGATCACTTTGTGGACGTGGAAGTAAACACGAATTACAACGGTATCGTTAAATTCGCAAACGGAACCAGTGCCAGTGTGAATTTTAGCTGGGATACCTGGGGTGCCCAGAACGGTCCCTGCGTCCAGGTCTACGGCACAAAAGGCTCTCTGTTTTTATCCGATCCCGACAATTACGGCGAGGGAAGCAGAGTTCACGTGCTGCTGGAGGAGGATTTGAAGGGGGAAGACGGAAAGATTTCCAGGGAGAGATCCAGCAATGCAGATGCTTACAAGAAGGATATTCCGCTGATCTTTTCCTCTCCGGCTGAGAACAGGGGCCTGGGGTTGTGCGAGATGATCGAGGCGATCAAGGAGGGCCGGACAGCCAGGGCCAACGGCGATTTTGCCTGTCATGTGACAGAGCTTTTAGACGGCTTTAACATCGCCATCGCTACGGGAAAACCGTATCAGGTCCAGACGACTTTTGAGGGGACAGAACGTCTTCCGGAAGATTTTTATGAGAAAATGAAATAG